From a region of the Lactuca sativa cultivar Salinas chromosome 4, Lsat_Salinas_v11, whole genome shotgun sequence genome:
- the LOC128133897 gene encoding uncharacterized protein LOC128133897, which yields MEVSVLQKSMEVAMSKCRKECEDEEMKRKKNDVHWFAFLPDDVVEDILKRLPYVFLRYNAKYVCRKWFDIINMILAENSFFILQTSFGFTIRYVDVREEGQRLEVKEQNLRIHFFGRIKSWYNEFLLILDPARKRKSLYIFNIITREKSFLPKPPTFFAHQDTSVCAMALFFDRFKGVYKVVHLFNGQSLQCHILQLEKDIVVSRVSSRWKKIKVPFYLDPRNMGEIVSIQVQGRYFHWNLNCSRFLVSVDMIKEEVLQMSLPEPGERKRLYYSIFEMGGFLSLIDGVSREKTDLWILKDFQSMKWEKLLSITVQDHGFVSASFRYPVCGVINKRYIVFMRSRHDKSIFSYDLKNRVFKKLNIHIDSGDLCVAHSSGPSGKTTREEVPVSF from the exons ATGGAAGTTAGCGTTCTACAG AAATCGATGGAGGTGGCAATGAGCAAGTGCAGGAAAGAGTGTGAAGATGAAGAAATGAAGAGAAAGAAAAATGATGTTCATTGGTTTGCATTTCTTCCAGATGACGTGGTTGAAGATATCCTTAAAAGGCTTCCTTATGTTTTCCTTCGTTATAACGCAAAGTATGTCTGTAGAAAATGGTTCGATATAATTAACATGATCTTGGCAGAAAATTCTTTTTTTATCCTCCAGACGTCATTTGGATTTACGATCCGCTATGTGGATGTAAGGGAAGAAGGACAAAGACTAGAAGTGAAAGAGCAAAACCTTCGCATACATTTCTTTGGAAGGATAAAGTCATGGTATAACGAGTTTCTTCTGATATTAGACCCTGCCAGAAAAAGAAAGTCACTGTATATTTTCAATATAATCACCAGGGAAAAATCATTTCTTCCCAAGCCTCCAACATTTTTTGCACATCAAGATACTAGCGTATGTGCAATGGCCCTTTTTTTTGACAGATTCAAGGGAGTATATAAGGTTGTTCACTTGTTTAATGGCCAATCACTCCAATGTCATATTCTACAATTGGAAAAAGATATTGTAGTCTCTCGTGTTTCCTCAAGGTGGAAAAAGATCAAAGTACCTTTTTACTTGGATCCTAGGAATATGGGTGAGATAGTTTCAATTCAAGTTCAAGGAAGGTACTTTCATTGGAATCTTAATTGCTCTAGGTTCCTGGTTTCTGTTGATATGATAAAAGAAGAAGTTCTCCAAATGAGCCTACCTGAACCCGGTGAGCGTAAGAGGCTCTACTATTCTATTTTTGAGATGGGTGGTTTTCTCAGCCTCATTGATGGAGTTTCTAGGGAAAAAACTGACTTATGGATTCTTAAAGATTTTCAAAGTATGAAGTGGGAGAAGTTGCTTTCGATAACAGTCCAGGATCATGGCTTTGTAAGTGCTTCTTTTCGATATCCGGTTTGTGGCGTGATAAATAAGAGATATATCGTTTTCATGAGATCAAGGCACGATAAAAGTATATTTAGTTATGATCTGAAAAATAGAGTCTTTAAAAAGCTAAACATCCACATTGATTCGGGTGATCTTTGTGTGGCTCATTCATCAGGACCAAGTGGAAAAACTACAAGGGAGGAGGTACCGGTGTCGTTCTAA